The following DNA comes from Dermochelys coriacea isolate rDerCor1 chromosome 21, rDerCor1.pri.v4, whole genome shotgun sequence.
caccttgcacagtgcaGCTCAGTTAAGGCCTCTACTGTACCGCAAATCTCAATCTTACCAACTGTGGCAGAGAGGGGAAGCATCTGGGAATTCCCCTCTCTGCACCAAGCCCCCATGGGACTGGTTGCTCGGAAAGGTGTGCACTCACCTTGCCCATCTCTCTGCATTTCCTTGAAAAGTGCAAACTTCTGAGGGTTGTCCACCACCATGAACTTCTTGAGGAGCCCCTGGATCACCTCACTGACCGTGGTCGTGCTGCTGATGTGCAGCTGCTTGACTGCATCCAGTGGCAAGAAGAAGGAAGTTCTCTTGTCCGTCATATCAGCCAGGTTCACCTCCTTGAGGGCATCATAGATAGACTGCGGCCGAATTCCTGCTGGCACCGTCACAGGCCGGCGCAGTTTCAAGTGCACTTTAATGAAGCCCGTGTAAGTGCCGTCCTCATTCTACAGCAAAGGAGACAACGAAAGTCAAGTTTCAATGAGTGCTCATGGGGCAAGACAGGTTTTCAGCTAATGCCAgtatttctcccccgcccccaagctGGAGGGCTTTTTGCAGTACTTAACCCAGTGGTAAACATGGTGGGTTGACTGCAGGGACAACTTTCTATAGTGCTTGAAACTTTCCTATTAATAACTTAAAAGGAACTAGCAATTTAGGGTTAGTCACTACAGAATTCTTCCTGTTCCCTACTATTCAGTAATGTCCTAGGATTCTTCGCCGCCCCTTTGCCATCTCATCCTTTGTAAACTGTTCCTGCTACAGAGAAGAGTTATGGAAACTGACATTAAATACCATTTCTGCTTGCAATTACACTTCTGTCTCCTTTAACTGGAGATGGGTTTGGAGAGAACGTGTAAGCATCTGAACTAGCGTTTTCGGGAGCTGAGCTGGAGATGCTGGCTGTTTTCATAAGCTTTTAGCTCCAAATAGTTGAAAGCCTGCAGCTCTCCATCTTAAATGATGGAAATTTCATGAGATTTTCACCATCCTGGGCCAGATCTGGAGATAAAGGCCCTTTACACAGACTATATGAGAAATCTAACCCTGGTTAAGCATGGACAACGCCGTGGGTGCCAGGCTGTAACAAACTCTAAAAGATTAGAGCATCTGGAATTGATTGCTCAGGTACTGGTTCACAGCTGTCAGTTGGGGCTGAAGTGAGTTGCTACCGAGTCCCAAGACTGCATACGTTACAGGCAAAAGATGGCCCATTTGCCTTTAAAGAAAATGATCCAATAACAACTCCTTGGGAAGCCAAGCTACTCCAATGTTAATCCAGGGGTCACAAAAGTTAGGAGATGGAAAAAGATCCCTTTGATGACTCCCAGGCTACTATAAGGGATCCCTGCACTAGTTTTTGTTCACTTCAGTTGTAAGTGATGTCTGTTTAAAGACAACTTGGGGCTTGTTTTCACAAACTGACAAGCTACTGGAAAACCATAAACAACTGAACACTGTTATCTGAAATTGTAAAATCTCCATTATTTCTgtttttccaaaacctccttcACTGTGATCTATGAGAGCTTGTGAAATTTGCTCCTTTTGTTAAATCTAATTTGTGAACACAGTCATTTCCTTGACCTCTCAAGACTTACCAACAGGGCTTGGTTTACAAGGTTGTTTTAGCCAAGCAGTAAACAAGGCTGCAATCAAGGGCTGGAACGATAAGCAAATTACTATGGGTCCCACAACTTTGTTTAAAAGTTTGACCGTGGACAAACAGAATGGCAAATCTGTTTCCCCAACGGCTCAATGTCTCCAAATAGGCTGTGTGACAGCTATTGAATGGCAGTGAAGCAGCTTTCTAGTTATCATGACTCATCCAAGCCTGAACAATACAGCCTGATCTGTGTGTGGCAAATCATTTGCTGGACATTGAAATTACTCTGAAAATTTccgcactggaaaaaaaaatagtagaacCATTGTctgaactgtttcagagtagcagccgtgttagtctggattcgcaaaaagaaaaggagtacttgtggtaccttagagactaacaaatttattagagcataagctttcgtgagctacagctcacttcatcggatgcatttggtggaaaatacagaggggagattgatatacacacacagagaacatgaaacaatgggttttatcatacacactgtaaggagagtgatcacttaagataagccatcaccagcagcgggggtgggaggggaggaggggaaaggaggaaaagctttcatggtgacaagcaaggtaggctatttccagcagttaacaagaatatctgaggaacagtggggggtggggtgggggggg
Coding sequences within:
- the RASSF5 gene encoding ras association domain-containing protein 5 isoform X2, with product MKLNEDGTYTGFIKVHLKLRRPVTVPAGIRPQSIYDALKEVNLADMTDKRTSFFLPLDAVKQLHISSTTTVSEVIQGLLKKFMVVDNPQKFALFKEMQRDGQVLFQKLSLTEYPLYLRLLAGPDTDVLSFVLKENETGEVEWDAFSIPELQNFLMILDREEKDKIQQVQKKYSKFKQRLEKSLKEAGGKPG